GCTCTACGAACATCACTCCCTACTTTTCTAATAAGAGAGGTGTACAATCGTAATAGACCTTTTTAAGAGTGCTAAAAATAGTtttcttcaaaatttatatCCTTAAATAATCAAATATATGTGGATTCAATGAACtgattaatattattaaaatctCATGAaacatcaaccacaaaattTAAATACTCCAAATCCTTTGGTTTGAGATCCCATATTCAAACACattctttcaagtttcaaatccCTACCCCCAAACGAATGTGATACAGATTAAAGTGAATTTGCATAATAGCATATATACAAGTAAATCCTATAGGCTAGGTGTAATGCTTCtcaaaaaataaagacaaataaTACATGCTACGGTACAAAAATGTAAgctttaatttatatattcctACATCTCTACTCTTATCAATTTGCTAGCTATGTAATGTTTTTCTTGTACAACAagaaacagcacaaaacaaatGGGAAGGAActgaagatatatatatatatatatatagagagagagagagagagagagagcgagagagagagagagagagagagatcatgaTCAATTGATCATCACTTGATCAAGGAAGCAATGGCAAGGCAATTGCTGGCCATTTTACGAAGTTTGTCATCGTAATCACCCAGCGGAGATTGCTCTCCTTCAAACCCATCCCCACACGTCACAGCATCGGTCACCACCCCGCTAAGCATGCTATTAATCGTGCCAATGTCGTGGCTCTGGATTGCATCAATGGCGCTCTGAAGGCCGTCCAAGGCATCAGAGTACAAGTCCTTGCAATCACTGAGCGCAGCAATCGTTCCACGTGCAGTGTTAGGCATCGTCACAAGTTTTGAGGCTGCGGCTAGAGACATCTGGGCGTGTGCGGTGCAAGCCTTGATTGTCATCCCAAGAGCGGATACGGGGTCAACCTTGGGTGGTTGGAAAGGGGTCAGGGATAAGATGCAAAGATCAGGGTAGTCGGTGTTTTTGCATAGTTCTTGGATCGCCGGGTTAGGTGGGGTTGATGATGAGGCCGTGTTAAGAACAAAAGGCTGCGCAAAGAGGTTTCCGCGTGGGCTGTCAGAAGAACGGCGAAGAaaggatgaggaggaagatGGAGAAATTGAATTGCCAGCAGGGGGTGATGCTTGTGGAGGCTGTGAAGGAGGGTTTGGGGAGGGAGTTGGGGCCGGAGTAGGACTACGGGTTGGTGGAGGGCCTGCTGGCCGCGACGAAGGGAAGACTTGACCCGGATGTGGCTTACTAGGAGGCACGGAAGCCTGCGAGTTAGGAGAACTTGGTGATGGAGAGAGAATAGTTAGGTACCTCAGTTTCAAATCCCGGGGCTTGCATACAGCTTGCGCGGAGTTAAAGccgaaaatgaagaagaataagatGATGAGAGGCGTTTGAGTATAGCACCTTGGATCCATTGTTGTTTCTGAATTTGTTTGCAGGGTTGGTGGAAGGAACtagaagagaagaaaatgaaagaatggGAGGCTTTTGAAACAAGATAATAACCACTGTGTGTGTTTGGTGAATAATGCCTTAGTTTGCGGATTGTTTGGCTATCAatggaatttaacttaacacaTTATTTGTATTCACAGTTTTGGCTTTCAAATCAGGGGACTAGAATTCAATCTCCCATAATAGGTggatgctctctctctctctctctctctctctctctctctctctctctctctctactcggCTATTTTGTGCACTGCATACCTTATAAAAGAAGAGCTTAAGCTCCTTTTTGTTGTTACATTGAAGGGAATCGAACCTGGCCGACCCTAACCCTAATATACTACCCCGAACCCTGGCCGATCCTaatcctaaccctaaccctaaccctttaCTTTTCCTTGTTCTTCACCACTTGAGCTAAACACAAGGTCAACTAGCTTAAGCTCTTcaactaaaataaaaagatattcAGTTTGGTGTGCAtagataaatataaaaaaaatcacaaaaaaaaaaaaaaaaaaaaaaaaaggtgtcaaAACCACTATCCTGTTAATTTTACTGGATGTAGATTGCTGAACCTGAGAAACTTTAGTTAATCAGACCTTGAATTCTGGGAAGAAAATCAACATCTTGGACTACAACTTGAATTCACATTATATACGGTAGCAAATGCATATAATGTACCCGTATACGTACATCAAATTTGTCCAACTCCAACATACAGCAACAAACAGCTGAAACCATAAGTTAACTAGATCTTATTCagataaaaactaaatcttGTGCAAACCAAAAGGCTTGCAGGAAAGGAAAGGAAGCAATTGAAGCATTCTACTTATTTACCGAGCAGGCATTGAGGACAAAGGATTTAGTTGTCATGAGACTCATAGTGACTCTTGACGACAGTAACTGGGCACGAAGCATTATTTACGATATGGATGCTGACACTGCCCATTATAACCCTGCGAAAACAACAAGCACGTCGAAATCCAATCATAATCCTAAACATTGAATCCAAAGATACATACAGTCAACTAAAGGGGATTCCTTAGTTAGCTGGTTTGGGGTTGCTCAAATTGTTTTAAAAGCAGATTCTTAAAAAAGTTTGAATAATTTCCCATGGAAAAGAATGACATCCTCAACCAACTCCGCCACATGTAcacaaaaatcccaaaacacaAACAGAAATTCTAAGTCTGTTTTTAGCCAGTTAACTTGTAAATTTAGGAGACGtatcataaaaaaatttcaaaaaccaccCCTAAACTTACAATTCCTCTGTCCATTTTAATACACAAAGCTATTTTACACCAAAGGGGTGGAAAATTTGAATTATGCCACACAATTGGCCAACAtaataaattggtatcaaacTCGATTGTTATTCAGGGAGTCTAACCTATAACCTCCCACttactaaaccgtagtactagtGACACAGCTTCTCTGTTCATTAAACTATCAAGTTAACTGCAACTTTTGCACGGTGCAATTCATTTCAAATTAAAATCGAAAACATGCTATGAATTACAATGTATATGAATATGTACCTCTGAATCTTGCCAAGGCCTCTGCTTCCAATAACAAGGAAGCTCAAGGGGGTCTTGTCAATAGCGTCAAGAATCTTCTCACGGGCATCGCCCCAGTAGATCTTCATCACCACGGTAACCTGCTCCAATCCAGCccaataattattaattatcacACCACTTATtagttatcaattttttttaatcatatcaTCAAAACATAGCTTAATTTGTATGATTCTTCaagattaataataattaaaagaaatcaATTTCTATACTCTAACCTCTTTCTGCGTCGCACCGTTGGCGATGTCGATGGTTTCAGCGTCAGGGTTCACTCCATACTTCTTCATAACGTTGGGATCAGAAAACTCCTTCACAGGAATCAAAGCTGCAAACAAGTCCATCGATTTATCAACTAATCACCATGCATGCACTCATAATCTCAAACAAAACCCACAAATcgaatttaaaaactaaacgCAAATTTTCCAAACTTGAAACAAAAGGTCTTGATCAGAGACCACcatagttttatgtatttttcagtttttttttaatcagtgCTGAAAATTGAGTCACACTCAttacaaacaaaacccaaaaataaaaatcaaatgacaaaagCAAGAGAGAAAGTTTAAATCTTGatctataaataaatttatagagagagaaggCGAGAGGGGGAGGCGTACGTGAACCGGTGACGCCCCAGAGCTGCATCTCGCCCTGCTCGTAGTACTCTTCAGGCCGGACCACCACCAGGATAAGGTGATCGCCTTTCCGGGCAACGTTCTCGACAGCCCATTTCAGGGCTGCCCTGCTGCCCGGCGAGAAATCCATTGCCACTCCTACTCTCCTgtcttccatctctctctctctctctctctctctctctctctctggaaaGCTGGTCAGAAACAACACCGAAAGTTCGGAGTCCTGAGAAAGAAGAGCTCTCTAGTCTCTATGCAATGACCACCTTGAGGGAACTCGGGTACGTGTAACGATGTGATGGCTCCACTTGTAGTTTATGCTAGCCGTTGGATGGTTCTCTGTGTGGAGCTCCGAGAATTGGGAAGAGGCATCGGACGGTGGATGTTTTGGGGAAGTGATATTGTTTGTCTTTGCTTCGAATTATGAGAATAAGACACGATTGAGTAATGACAGTTGATAAGTTCAAATGGTTATGTGTCACTGTGTTGGGGATCGCGAGTGTTTCGCCCCAAAACGCGCGTGTTTCGCCCCAAAACGCGCGTAACTGAAACGACATGTCGTTTGCTTTAATGAGTTTCAAATGGAAGGCTTGATTCCGgctttttttttacaagaaaaactaataaaaatgatttaaaaactttgagttttaacaataaagataaaataaagggtaaagtgaataatactatGATTGatatttttagtgtaaaaatgtaatttttcgttaaagtgaacagtattatgaacttttcgttaaaattccatttttttaacaAGGTTGAGATTCAAAACAAAGACTGCAACCCGGGGATTTTCATAGTGTTCTAGAGCATTTAATATTCTAAATTTCCTTTGTTAATAAATAATAACCATTGTTTGTAAAACGAAGGAGGATTCTCTCTTTTTCTAatatctcttcttctttttcatccTACTTGAACGATTATGATTAAACCACGtcactattttatattgattttttataaagataataagacaaaaggCAAATTGTGAGAGAATGAGAGGAAAATGGATGAGAATAGGAGGGAAAGAAACCTATTCCTGAATCCTCAATTGTTTAGACTTGTCATTTAATTCTCTTTTAAGTTATTCAATTTAACGTACGGAATTATAATTGAATGTATAAAGGGAGAAAATGGTTCAGAAAAATCGCTTCTCAAATCATAATAGGCAAAATTGCTTGCATGTTGTTCATTTATTTCGTGTGAGAAACGTAAACGATCCATATTATGATTAATAAATAATGTCTAATTATTTGCATCTCGTTCTTTTACTTTATGTGAAAGATGTGATCCGCAAATCtaataaatgtaaaaaaatcTTATAACGCATTATTCATTATTTATCATGTACATacaatcaattcatatcattaTTAATTAATCATGATGTGTTGTGGTTTATCTAAGCCTGTAAATATGAACGCATCAACATGGTTTCTTgctatttgttaatttgttttcgGTTTTTCAAGCTACTTACTACAAGAATATGAGAAAAGCAAGAGCAGTAAGGAACCTTATGGCCATGTGCTTCAAGTTTCATGTGTTTAAGTCTGAACCGTTcatttaaaagtacttctaaaataactaaaagtattttttatgaaaatatttttgtaactaattcttaataaaaatgcaagtgattttgaaaaaacacCTAAAACATGTGTTATGAGAGCGAGACTTTGATTTGTGATAATAGTCATAATTATGGTCTATGAATATGGATAACACTTGATTTTAATGACATGAGGTTTATTCTTTGAAATAACCAAGATCTAACCGCTACAAAATAGTATTACAACATTTAGTACCTCACGCGTCGTACCAGATAAACACGTGGTTTAGAGGATCCACACACGAACATTTCTCCCTCACTCCAGTCCTTCTGTATGAACCATAAGTTGGTGGCCTAATGGTAAATGAATGATTGCGAAGATTCTTTCAAACTAAAAACTGGAGGTCTCAGGTTCGAAACTCATTGCTAGTTTGGAAGCCAAACTTGTGGTCATGTGTGAGTGAGTTTCTCCAGTCTCCAGAATAAATGGATAACTGTGGCTTGTCACTAATAGtgcccatttaaaaaaaaaaaaaaaaatgtccttCCCCTTGAACTCAGAAGCTAGCCTGACCCGATCAAATCACAGATGTCATCGTAGCCGTCCATCTCAAAATATCCCGACGAAGAAAGTGGAAGAAGAGCCCCAGTAAACAAGTAAGCTCGATCCATTTCCAAAGCCAACTCCTCCCAGAGAATCTCTCTCCGTCGCTTTTTCGGTTTTTCCtgttttcgttttgttttcttCGTAGCCAGAAAACGCAACTGCAAGTTTTTGTTTCAGCCCTCTCGTCTTCAGCGTAAGGGCGTTTGATTTGTGTCCTGCTTCGAAACGATGGCGTTTTGGTGGGCTCTGTTCGTCCTCGGATTCGCTTACGCCGTTTGTAGGTTCCTCTTGATGCTCATTCCCCACAACGTGCCTTCTATCGATGTCGATGCTTCTGACGGTACGCTGCtacctccctctctccctctctttctctctccagaTTGTGTGATTGATTGATTAATTGGACGTGGTTTGATCAATGGCAGTGTTGGATGACGGGAATCAGACGCAGGAGAACAGTTTCATATACGTGAGTTTATCAAAGATTTTTCGCCTTTTGATTGTATTTGTTATTAGAATTTGTAAAATTTTGTAAGCATTTGTCTCCAGTTCTTTGATTGTAGTTAATTTCTTCGCATTTATCGGTTAATCTGATGTAGTTATAGTTTTGGAAGTAATTAAATTGCTTGTAATTGcattcaaatttgtttccttttgcACTTATTCTTGTTGTTTGAGTTGTATTTAATGTGATTGTTTGAGGCATTCATTTGGTTAGCCTCCCATTGTGGTTTTACGGTGCAGGTACCTCCGAGGGGAAGGACACCACAAGCGGAGACCAAGGTGCAGTGCTATGAGCCTGCAACCATGAAATACTTGGGATATTTCCCTGCACTGACACCCGTTGAGGTTAGACATGTTATGCATGCTTGGATGTGGGGATTGGTCAATTGAATGTGTAGGGTGTTCTAATATTGTACTCCTCTTTCTTGAATTCTAAATGGGCAGATTATTGTTCCATTCAGTATTAAGTGATGAGCTTGATTTTGTGCCTGCATAGTGCATAATTTTGCATTTACAAACAAGTTCAAATGATAAAAGAGGTGGAGATCACCCGGATCAGAATATCACAAAATTGGTAAATTCCGCTTTGTTAATGTCAGGTCAAGAAGCGTGTAGCTCAAGCAAGAATGGCACAAAAATCATGGGCAAAGAGTAGCTTCAAGCAAAGACGCCAGTTTCTCCGGATTCTGCTGAAGTATATTATCGAACACCAAGAGCTTATATGTGAGTAAGTACTCTATTCaaatctccctctctctctctctctctctctctctctctctctcatacatGGGTTCCACATGTACTGTGTTTTTATAAGAGATTAGTTTGTGTACTTACACACATAAATTTTGATTAGAATATCTTCACGTGATACGGGAAAGACCATGGTAGATGCGTCTCTAGGGGAAATAATGACAACATGTGAGAAGATCACTTGGCTTCTTTCAGAGGGTGAGCGTTGGCTAAAGCCTGAATACCGGTATTTTTTCTTCTGCTTTGTTTACATTTTCTA
This Pyrus communis chromosome 6, drPyrComm1.1, whole genome shotgun sequence DNA region includes the following protein-coding sequences:
- the LOC137736199 gene encoding pectinesterase inhibitor 10-like; this translates as MDPRCYTQTPLIILFFFIFGFNSAQAVCKPRDLKLRYLTILSPSPSSPNSQASVPPSKPHPGQVFPSSRPAGPPPTRSPTPAPTPSPNPPSQPPQASPPAGNSISPSSSSSFLRRSSDSPRGNLFAQPFVLNTASSSTPPNPAIQELCKNTDYPDLCILSLTPFQPPKVDPVSALGMTIKACTAHAQMSLAAASKLVTMPNTARGTIAALSDCKDLYSDALDGLQSAIDAIQSHDIGTINSMLSGVVTDAVTCGDGFEGEQSPLGDYDDKLRKMASNCLAIASLIK
- the LOC137738392 gene encoding universal stress protein PHOS32-like, producing the protein MEDRRVGVAMDFSPGSRAALKWAVENVARKGDHLILVVVRPEEYYEQGEMQLWGVTGSPLIPVKEFSDPNVMKKYGVNPDAETIDIANGATQKEVTVVMKIYWGDAREKILDAIDKTPLSFLVIGSRGLGKIQRVIMGSVSIHIVNNASCPVTVVKSHYESHDN